One region of Wyeomyia smithii strain HCP4-BCI-WySm-NY-G18 chromosome 3, ASM2978416v1, whole genome shotgun sequence genomic DNA includes:
- the LOC129729235 gene encoding uncharacterized protein LOC129729235, whose protein sequence is MIDFITDVRIPRCYFPDASVQTYNQAELHVFVDASLLAYACALYLRTTNSNGTPQCTLIAAKAKVAPLKPMTIPKLELQGCVLGTRLAKFVESNHSVTIGRKILWTDSSVALSWIRADPRNYRQFVANRVGEIQESTTGDEWRWVPSESNPADEATKWGTGPNFGNSLWYNGPEFLRCSENKWPRAADDVVNTTEEIRSSILFHKAWQPVIEYRRFSKWERLLRSVAYALRFLYIYLKKGRRHGHLTQPELEAAEIEILRQVQMESYPDEVATLRKNQKLPKDKQEPIEKTSLIYQLRPMLDEQGILRQNSRIATAKHINYNVRCPIILPRKHYCTGLLVEKYHRTYHHANAETVVNEVRQLFVIPKLRTLVREVGRNCQWCKVRRAQPAVPPMAPLPFARLAVYDRPFSYVGLDYFGPLLIKQNRSTVKRWVALFTCLTVRAVHLEVAHSLTTASCISCIRRFVNRRGSPVEIFSDNATNFHGAERILRKQINRECAMMFTSSKTKWSFIHPSAPHMGGAWERLVRSVKEAMSEAYVEGKLNDEELHTLIVEAEGIVNSRPLTYLPLDSAESEALTPNHFLLGSSSGAKQPNNNINHSNNTSRESWDQIKGQLDCYWKRWLKEYLPVIRKQTKWFENSRRVEVGDVVLIADEGKRDAWTRGRVIDVITAPDGHVRQATVNTAKGVIRRPVSRIAVLDVGIDGATGGPHPGEDVNTGTLLCDVTTGTSSSQQTDNLAV, encoded by the coding sequence ATGATCGACTTTATAACGGATGTTCGAATTCCTCGCTGTTATTTTCCTGATGCATCGGTACAAACCTACAATCAGGCTGAACTTCATGTTTTTGTTGATGCGAGTCTTCTCGCGTATGCTTGTGCCTTATATCTGCGAACGACTAATAGCAACGGTACGCCTCAGTGCACGTTAATCGCGGCAAAGGCAAAAGTCGCACCGCTCAAACCCATGACGATACCGAAATTGGAACTACAAGGCTGTGTATTGGGAACCAGATTGGCGAAATTCGTCGAGAGCAACCACTCGGTCACTATTGGCAGGAAAATTTTGTGGACAGATAGCTCAGTCGCCCTTTCGTGGATTCGAGCTGATCCTAGAAACTACAGACAGTTCGTAGCGAATCGGGTTGGCGAAATCCAAGAGTCAACAACCGGTGACGAATGGAGATGGGTCCCCTCTGAATCAAACCCTGCCGACGAAGCTACAAAGTGGGGGACTGGACCAAACTTTGGCAATAGTTTATGGTACAATGGACCAGAGTTTTTACGCTGCTCCGAGAATAAATGGCCGCGTGCCGCTGATGACGTTGTGAATACCACCGAAGAAATTAGATCATCCATTCTTTTTCATAAAGCCTGGCAGCCAGTGATTGAATACCGTCGTTTTTCCAAATGGGAGAGGCTTCTGCGGAGTGTCGCCTATGCGCTCCGATTTTTGTATATTTATCTAAAAAAGGGGAGAAGACACGGCCATCTGACGCAGCCGGAACTGGAAGCGGCCGAAATTGAAATATTAAGGCAAGTTCAAATGGAATCTTACCCAGATGAAGTGGCCACtctgagaaaaaatcaaaagCTACCAAAGGATAAACAGGAGCCAATCGAGAAGACGAGCTTGATTTATCAGCTTAGACCGATGTTAGATGAACAGGGAATACTGCGGCAAAATAGTCGAATTGCGACAGCAAAGCATATAAACTATAACGTACGCTGTCCGATAATTTTACCACGAAAACATTACTGTACAGGTCTACTTGTGGAGAAATACCATCGCACCTACCATCACGCGAACGCGGAAACTGTCGTGAACGAAGTGCGTCAATTGTTTGTCATTCCGAAGCTCCGAACGCTGGTGAGAGAAGTTGGACGAAATTGCCAGTGGTGTAAAGTGCGCCGAGCGCAGCCTGCAGTTCCGCCAATGGCACCGTTGCCATTTGCCCGCCTGGCTGTATACGACCGACCGTTCAGTTACGTCGGACTGGATTACTTTGGCCCACTGTTGataaaacaaaaccgttctACTGTTAAAAGATGGGTTGCGCTCTTCACGTGCTTAACGGTTCGGGCAGTGCATCTCGAAGTAGCGCACAGTCTTACGACTGCATCGTGTATTTCCTGCATACGTCGTTTCGTTAACCGCCGGGGTTCACCTGTAGAAATATTTAGTGACAATGCTACCAATTTCCATGGGGCTGAACGAATACTCCGTAAGCAAATCAATCGAGAATGTGCGATGATGTTTACTAGCTCTAAAACGAAGTGGAGCTTCATCCACCCTAGTGCACCACATATGGGTGGCGCATGGGAACGCCTAGTTCGCTCAGTAAAGGAGGCAATGTCAGAAGCATATGTCGAAGGGAAACTGAACGATGAAGAATTGCATACCTTGATCGTAGAGGCAGAGGGCATCGTAAATAGCAGACCACTAACTTACCTACCACTCGATTCCGCGGAATCCGAAGCTCTCACCCCTAATCACTTTTTATTGGGTAGCTCTAGTGGAGCTAAGCAACCGAACAATAACATCAACCACTCAAACAATACTTCTCGCGAGTCGTGGgatcaaataaaaggtcaacTGGATTGCTACTGGAAACGTTGGCTAAAGGAATACTTGCCAGTGATCAGGAAACAAACTAAGTGGTTCGAGAACTCTCGACGTGTCGAAGTTGGGGATGTTGTATTGATAGCCGACGAAGGCAAACGGGATGCATGGACACGCGGACGTGTCATTGACGTCATCACTGCACCAGATGGTCACGTTCGCCAGGCTACAGTGAACACTGCGAAAGGAGTTATTAGACGACCTGTATCCAGAATAGCGGTGCTCGACGTAGGAATCGATGGTGCGACCGGTGGACCGCACCCGGGGGAGGATGTTAACACAGGGACGTTACTGTGCGATGTTACCACAGGGACGTCGAGTTCCCAGCAAACCGACAACCTTGCCGTCTGA